One genomic window of Streptomyces sp. NBC_01276 includes the following:
- the pucL gene encoding factor-independent urate hydroxylase, protein MATILGQNQYGKAENRVVKITRDGDTHHIKDLNVSVALSGDMDDVHYNGSNANCLPTDTTKNTVYAFAKEYGIESAEQFGIHLARWFVNSQEPIKRARIRIEEYAWDRIATSDANSKFIGSDEVNHSFVRKGMETRVTQITYDGQNWEVISGLKDLIVMNSTNSEFWGYVKDKYTTLQEAYDRILATQVSGRWRFNWSDDEQRMPNWEKSYAETKKHMLQAFAETYSLSLQQTLYQMGSRIINHRSEIDEVRFSLPNKHHFLVDLEPFGLKNDNEVYFAADRPYGLIEATVLRDGVDARIPVDMTNL, encoded by the coding sequence ATGGCCACGATTCTGGGCCAGAACCAGTACGGCAAAGCAGAGAACCGCGTCGTCAAGATCACGCGGGACGGCGACACCCATCACATCAAGGACCTGAACGTCTCGGTCGCCCTCTCCGGCGACATGGACGACGTCCACTACAACGGCTCGAACGCCAACTGCCTGCCGACGGACACCACCAAGAACACGGTGTACGCGTTCGCCAAGGAGTACGGCATCGAGTCCGCCGAGCAGTTCGGCATCCACCTGGCGCGTTGGTTCGTCAACAGCCAGGAGCCGATCAAGCGCGCGCGGATCCGGATCGAGGAGTACGCCTGGGACCGGATCGCCACCTCGGACGCCAACTCCAAGTTCATCGGCTCCGACGAGGTGAACCACTCCTTCGTCCGCAAGGGCATGGAGACCCGCGTCACCCAGATCACGTACGACGGCCAGAACTGGGAGGTCATCTCCGGCCTCAAGGACCTGATCGTCATGAACTCCACGAACTCCGAGTTCTGGGGTTACGTGAAGGACAAGTACACGACCCTGCAGGAGGCGTACGACCGCATCCTGGCCACCCAGGTGTCGGGCCGCTGGCGCTTCAACTGGTCGGACGACGAGCAGCGGATGCCCAACTGGGAGAAGTCCTACGCCGAGACCAAGAAGCACATGCTCCAGGCCTTCGCGGAGACCTACTCCCTGTCGCTGCAGCAGACCCTGTACCAGATGGGTTCGCGCATCATCAACCACCGTTCGGAGATCGACGAGGTCCGCTTCTCGCTCCCGAACAAGCACCACTTCCTCGTCGACCTGGAGCCCTTCGGCCTCAAGAACGACAACGAGGTGTACTTCGCCGCGGACCGTCCGTACGGTCTGATCGAGGCGACGGTCCTCCGCGACGGCGTCGACGCCCGCATCCCCGTGGACATGACCAACCTCTGA
- the uraH gene encoding hydroxyisourate hydrolase, with amino-acid sequence MSTATTASVSTHILDTSIGKPAEGVAISLSARTGLDGEWAALGGSATDADGRCKDLPALPEGTTHVRLDFETETYFLNKHSAEKQAEAQQDAPRVRDSGAFFPEVTITFAVNPGEHYHVPLLLNPFGYSVYRGS; translated from the coding sequence ATGAGCACCGCGACCACCGCGTCGGTGTCCACGCACATCCTGGACACCAGCATCGGCAAGCCCGCCGAGGGCGTCGCCATCTCCCTGTCGGCCCGTACGGGCCTGGACGGCGAGTGGGCGGCGCTCGGCGGTTCCGCCACCGACGCCGACGGGCGTTGTAAGGACCTGCCGGCGCTGCCGGAGGGCACCACACACGTGCGTCTCGATTTCGAGACCGAGACGTACTTCTTGAATAAGCACAGTGCAGAGAAGCAAGCCGAGGCGCAGCAGGACGCCCCCCGCGTAAGGGACAGCGGTGCGTTCTTCCCCGAGGTAACCATCACCTTCGCGGTGAACCCGGGCGAGCATTACCACGTACCGCTGCTGCTCAACCCGTTCGGCTACTCCGTTTACCGAGGGAGCTAG
- the uraD gene encoding 2-oxo-4-hydroxy-4-carboxy-5-ureidoimidazoline decarboxylase — MTSSPTPGLTRFNALDDSAAAAELHEVCASSAWGSKMLAQRPFAGADALFSANESAMAELTAEDLGEAMGGHAPIGRPKPGDPTSAREQRGMAGASEELKNELLELNLAYQDKFGHVFLICATGATGEFMRDAVKVRIDNSPEREREIARGELVKINRIRLTRLAELAEEGE; from the coding sequence GTGACTTCGAGTCCGACCCCGGGTCTCACCCGGTTCAACGCCTTGGACGACAGCGCGGCCGCGGCCGAGCTCCACGAGGTGTGCGCCAGCTCGGCTTGGGGGAGCAAGATGCTCGCCCAGCGCCCCTTCGCCGGCGCCGATGCCCTGTTCTCGGCCAACGAGTCCGCCATGGCGGAGCTCACCGCCGAGGACCTCGGCGAGGCGATGGGAGGCCACGCGCCGATCGGCCGGCCGAAGCCGGGAGACCCGACCTCCGCCCGCGAGCAGCGTGGCATGGCCGGTGCCTCGGAGGAGCTCAAGAACGAGCTCCTCGAACTGAACCTGGCGTACCAGGACAAGTTCGGCCACGTCTTCCTCATCTGCGCCACCGGTGCGACCGGTGAGTTCATGCGGGACGCGGTCAAGGTCCGGATCGACAACTCGCCGGAGCGGGAGCGCGAAATCGCCCGCGGCGAGCTCGTCAAGATCAACCGGATCCGTCTGACCCGCCTCGCCGAACTCGCAGAAGAAGGAGAGTGA
- a CDS encoding helix-turn-helix domain-containing protein gives MTEPRDHPFVTAVKPLVDAMGGELMDPALAQPDDVVLSWEGQEVLAVRLPQLSDSLDHILAALERRHGVPLAQLDRKSKQDVVRILEARGAFSVRHGVETVASALGVSRFTVYNYLNRDAATPKGAKSSQE, from the coding sequence GTGACCGAACCCCGTGACCACCCCTTCGTCACCGCGGTCAAGCCGCTGGTGGACGCGATGGGGGGCGAGCTGATGGATCCCGCCCTGGCGCAGCCCGACGACGTCGTGCTGTCGTGGGAGGGCCAGGAGGTGCTCGCGGTGCGCCTGCCCCAGCTCTCCGACTCGCTGGACCACATCCTGGCGGCCCTGGAGCGGCGGCACGGCGTACCGTTGGCGCAGCTCGACCGGAAGTCCAAGCAGGACGTGGTGCGGATACTGGAGGCGCGGGGCGCCTTCTCCGTGCGGCACGGCGTCGAAACGGTCGCGAGTGCCCTGGGCGTGAGCCGCTTCACGGTCTACAACTACCTGAACAGGGACGCCGCCACCCCGAAGGGGGCCAAGAGCAGCCAGGAGTGA
- a CDS encoding thiamine-binding protein — protein sequence MRLRVEFTTEPFDLEEAPAHAVAAREVIQKAQLDAVDVGPFGNTAEGESDRVLTAVAALLRGSLEAGATRVSLQVNVIGEGTP from the coding sequence GTGCGATTGAGAGTGGAGTTCACGACCGAGCCCTTCGACCTCGAAGAGGCCCCCGCCCACGCCGTGGCCGCCCGCGAGGTCATCCAGAAGGCCCAGCTGGACGCGGTGGACGTCGGCCCGTTCGGCAACACGGCCGAGGGCGAGTCCGACCGGGTGCTGACCGCGGTGGCCGCGCTGCTGCGCGGTTCCCTGGAGGCCGGGGCGACGCGCGTCTCGCTCCAGGTCAATGTGATCGGGGAGGGCACCCCGTGA
- a CDS encoding TIM barrel protein: MGYTDQRFDVNLSILFTELPLLERPAAAAAAGFTAVELWWPWIETPTPAPEELDALKKALEDAGTQLVGLNFYAGRLPGPDRGAVSVPGEESDRFNANINVAADFAASVGCKALNALYGNRVDGVDPAVQDELALKNLVVAAQAADRVGAILLIETLNKPESPLYPLVSAPAGIEVVDKVNEATGLGNAKFLLDLYHLAMNDEDLSEVIEKYAAKTGHVQIADKPGRGAPGTGELPLEALLDQLKKAGYEGHVGLEYKAADAAASFAWLPAEARAAR; encoded by the coding sequence ATGGGATACACGGACCAGCGCTTCGATGTGAACCTGTCGATCCTCTTCACGGAACTCCCGCTTCTGGAGCGTCCCGCGGCCGCCGCCGCGGCGGGCTTCACCGCGGTCGAGCTGTGGTGGCCCTGGATCGAAACCCCCACTCCCGCCCCGGAGGAGCTCGACGCCCTCAAGAAGGCTCTTGAGGACGCCGGCACTCAGCTGGTGGGCCTGAACTTCTACGCCGGCCGGCTGCCGGGCCCGGACCGCGGCGCGGTCTCGGTACCCGGCGAGGAGTCGGACCGCTTCAACGCCAACATCAACGTGGCGGCGGACTTCGCCGCCTCGGTGGGCTGCAAGGCGCTCAACGCCCTCTACGGCAACCGGGTCGACGGCGTCGACCCGGCCGTGCAGGACGAGCTGGCCCTGAAGAACCTGGTCGTGGCGGCGCAGGCCGCGGACCGCGTGGGTGCGATCCTCCTGATCGAGACCCTCAACAAGCCCGAGTCGCCGCTCTACCCCCTGGTGAGCGCCCCGGCCGGCATCGAGGTGGTGGACAAGGTCAACGAGGCCACCGGCCTCGGGAACGCCAAGTTCCTACTGGACCTGTACCACCTGGCGATGAACGATGAGGACCTCTCCGAGGTCATCGAAAAGTACGCCGCCAAGACCGGCCACGTCCAGATCGCGGACAAGCCGGGACGCGGTGCCCCCGGCACCGGCGAGCTGCCCCTCGAGGCGCTCCTGGACCAGCTGAAGAAGGCCGGTTACGAGGGCCACGTAGGCCTCGAATACAAGGCCGCCGACGCCGCCGCGTCCTTCGCCTGGCTCCCCGCCGAGGCCCGCGCCGCCCGATAG
- a CDS encoding 2-hydroxy-3-oxopropionate reductase translates to MSTLPKIAWIGLGIMGSPMAENLLKAGYSVTGFTLEQDKLDRLAAAGGSAAGSIAEAVKDADVIITMVPASPQVEAISYGENGILENAKSGALIIDMSSITPQTSVDLAKNAAAKGIRVIDAPVSGGEAGAIEAVLSIMVGGEQADFDEALPVLQALGKVIVLCGPHGSGQTVKAANQLIVAVNIQACAEAVVFLEKSGVNLTAALDVLNGGLAGSTVLTRKKDNFLNRDFKPGFRIDLHHKDMGIVTDAARNVGAALPVGAVVAQLVASLRAQGDGGLDHSALLRAVERLSGAQV, encoded by the coding sequence ATGAGCACCCTCCCCAAGATCGCTTGGATCGGCCTCGGAATCATGGGCTCCCCCATGGCCGAGAACCTCCTGAAGGCCGGCTACTCGGTCACCGGCTTCACGCTGGAGCAGGACAAGCTGGACCGCCTGGCCGCCGCCGGCGGCTCCGCGGCCGGCTCGATCGCCGAGGCCGTCAAGGACGCCGACGTCATCATCACGATGGTGCCCGCCTCCCCGCAGGTCGAGGCCATCTCCTACGGTGAGAACGGCATCCTGGAGAACGCCAAGTCCGGCGCGCTGATCATCGACATGTCGTCGATCACCCCGCAGACCTCGGTCGACCTCGCGAAGAACGCCGCCGCGAAGGGCATCCGCGTCATCGACGCCCCGGTGTCCGGCGGCGAGGCCGGCGCCATCGAGGCCGTCCTGTCGATCATGGTGGGTGGCGAGCAGGCCGACTTCGACGAGGCCCTCCCGGTCCTCCAGGCCCTCGGCAAGGTCATCGTCCTGTGCGGTCCGCACGGCTCCGGCCAGACGGTGAAGGCCGCCAACCAGCTCATCGTCGCGGTCAACATCCAGGCGTGCGCCGAGGCCGTCGTCTTCCTGGAGAAGTCGGGCGTGAACCTCACCGCCGCCCTGGACGTCCTCAACGGCGGTCTGGCCGGCTCCACGGTCCTGACCCGCAAGAAGGACAACTTCCTGAACCGCGACTTCAAGCCCGGTTTCCGGATCGACCTGCACCACAAGGACATGGGCATCGTCACCGACGCCGCCCGCAACGTCGGTGCGGCCCTTCCGGTCGGCGCGGTCGTCGCCCAGCTCGTGGCCTCGCTGCGCGCCCAGGGTGACGGCGGCCTGGACCACTCCGCGCTGCTCCGCGCGGTCGAGCGCCTCTCCGGCGCCCAGGTCTGA
- a CDS encoding catalase: protein MSKRTLTTESGAPVADNQNSATAGVGGPLLVQDQQLLEKLARFNRERIPERVVHARGSAAYGYFEVTDDVTAYTSAAFLNTVGKKTETFLRFSTVADSLGGADAVRDPRGFALKFYTEEGNYDLVGNNTPVFFIKDPIKFPDFIHSQKRDPFTGKQEPDNVWDFWAHAPEATHQITWLMGDRGIPASYRHMNGYGSHTYQWTNAQGEAFFVKYHFKTNQGIRCLSGEQAAEVVGKDANSHQTDLLQAIERGVNPSWTLYVQVMPAAEAADYRFNPFDLTKVWPHSDYPLQRVGRLVLDRNPDNVFAEVEQSAFSPNNFVPGITASPDKMLQGRLFAYADAQRYRLGVNHTLLPVNAPKATKADNYGRDGVMALRNGSRHDKNYEPNSYRGPAETGLALGAPKAVSGYTGTHEAPAHTKDDDFFQAGELYRLMSEAEKERLVANIAGGLSQVTLEDVIEKNLAHFHAADADYGKRVEEAVRALRDA from the coding sequence ATGTCGAAGCGCACGCTGACGACCGAGTCCGGCGCCCCGGTCGCCGACAATCAGAACTCCGCCACCGCCGGCGTCGGTGGCCCGCTGCTGGTCCAGGACCAGCAGCTGCTGGAGAAGCTCGCCCGCTTCAACCGCGAGCGCATCCCGGAGCGCGTGGTGCACGCCCGCGGCAGCGCCGCCTACGGCTACTTCGAGGTGACCGACGACGTCACCGCGTACACCAGCGCGGCGTTCCTGAACACCGTCGGCAAGAAGACCGAGACCTTCCTGCGCTTCTCCACCGTGGCCGACTCGCTCGGCGGCGCGGACGCGGTCCGCGACCCGCGCGGCTTCGCCCTGAAGTTCTACACCGAAGAGGGCAACTACGACCTCGTCGGCAACAACACCCCGGTGTTCTTCATCAAGGACCCGATCAAGTTCCCCGACTTCATCCACTCCCAGAAGCGCGACCCCTTCACGGGCAAGCAGGAGCCGGACAACGTCTGGGACTTCTGGGCGCACGCCCCCGAGGCGACGCACCAGATCACCTGGCTGATGGGTGACCGCGGCATACCGGCGTCCTACCGCCACATGAACGGCTACGGCTCCCACACCTACCAGTGGACCAACGCCCAGGGCGAGGCCTTCTTCGTCAAGTACCACTTCAAGACGAACCAGGGCATCCGCTGCCTGTCGGGCGAGCAGGCCGCCGAGGTCGTCGGCAAGGACGCCAACTCGCACCAGACCGACCTGCTCCAGGCGATCGAGCGCGGCGTGAACCCGAGCTGGACCCTCTACGTCCAGGTCATGCCCGCCGCCGAGGCCGCGGACTACCGCTTCAACCCGTTCGACCTCACCAAGGTGTGGCCGCACAGCGACTACCCGCTGCAGCGCGTGGGCCGTCTGGTCCTCGACCGCAACCCGGACAACGTCTTCGCCGAGGTCGAGCAGTCCGCCTTCTCCCCGAACAACTTCGTCCCGGGCATCACCGCCTCGCCGGACAAGATGCTCCAGGGCCGCCTGTTCGCGTACGCCGACGCCCAGCGCTACCGCCTCGGTGTGAACCACACCCTGCTGCCGGTCAACGCCCCGAAGGCCACGAAGGCCGACAACTACGGCCGCGACGGCGTCATGGCGCTGCGCAACGGCTCGCGGCACGACAAGAACTACGAGCCCAACTCGTACCGGGGCCCGGCCGAGACCGGTCTGGCGCTCGGCGCCCCGAAGGCCGTCTCCGGCTACACGGGCACCCACGAGGCCCCGGCCCACACCAAGGACGACGACTTCTTCCAGGCCGGGGAGCTCTACCGCCTGATGTCGGAGGCCGAGAAGGAGCGTCTGGTGGCGAACATCGCCGGCGGTCTCTCCCAGGTCACCCTGGAGGACGTCATCGAGAAGAACCTGGCTCACTTCCACGCCGCCGACGCCGACTACGGCAAGCGCGTCGAGGAGGCCGTCCGCGCCCTGCGCGACGCCTGA
- a CDS encoding MFS transporter yields MNPPHPRPKPPYPHRWAVLAVVLAAEVMDLLDATITGVAAPAIAADLGGGRETAQWLQAGYTLPFAVLLITAGRLGDRYGRRRLFLLGAAGFTLASALCAFAPGPAWLIAARAVQGAFGALLLPQGFGIVKEVFEGPELVRAFGLFGPVMGICAVAGPVLGGLLTGADLLGSGWRLVFLVNLPVGLAALLGAARRIPRGVPDRGLRLDVPSMLLVGAASGALVYPLVQGRELGWPLWSLLAAAAGPFGFWLFARLQHRRSSPLMAPALLANRGYTSGIAVAVAFFAAFTGLMLVLSLFFQGPLGLSPEGAGYAVAPLVLGIAATAGPAGALAVRHGRAVIQAGIVLTALGLGLLAATADGAVDGWRLLPGTAVTGLGMGLVIPPLFDVILAEVADDQVGSASGVLNTA; encoded by the coding sequence ATGAATCCGCCGCACCCACGGCCGAAACCGCCGTACCCGCACCGCTGGGCCGTACTGGCCGTGGTCCTGGCCGCCGAGGTGATGGACCTGCTCGACGCCACCATCACGGGCGTGGCCGCCCCCGCGATCGCCGCCGATCTGGGCGGTGGCCGCGAGACCGCCCAGTGGCTCCAGGCCGGCTACACCCTGCCCTTCGCCGTTCTGCTGATCACCGCCGGCCGTCTGGGTGACCGTTACGGGCGCCGACGCCTGTTCCTGCTGGGCGCCGCCGGGTTCACCCTCGCCTCCGCCCTGTGCGCCTTCGCCCCGGGCCCCGCCTGGCTCATAGCCGCCCGGGCCGTGCAGGGCGCCTTCGGCGCGCTCCTGCTGCCTCAGGGCTTCGGCATCGTCAAGGAGGTCTTCGAGGGTCCGGAACTGGTCCGGGCCTTCGGGCTGTTCGGCCCGGTGATGGGGATCTGCGCGGTCGCCGGGCCGGTCCTGGGCGGACTGCTCACCGGCGCGGACCTCCTCGGCTCCGGCTGGCGCCTGGTCTTCCTGGTGAACCTGCCCGTGGGCCTCGCCGCCCTGCTGGGGGCCGCCCGCCGGATCCCGCGCGGTGTGCCCGACAGGGGCCTGCGCCTCGACGTGCCGAGCATGCTGCTGGTGGGGGCGGCCTCCGGAGCCCTGGTCTACCCCCTGGTGCAGGGGCGGGAGCTGGGCTGGCCCCTGTGGAGCCTCCTGGCGGCAGCGGCGGGACCGTTCGGTTTCTGGCTGTTCGCCCGGCTGCAGCACCGGCGCTCCTCCCCGCTGATGGCCCCGGCCCTGCTCGCCAACCGTGGCTACACCAGCGGCATCGCGGTGGCCGTGGCCTTCTTCGCCGCCTTCACCGGGCTGATGCTGGTGCTCTCCCTGTTCTTCCAGGGCCCCCTGGGACTCTCGCCGGAAGGCGCGGGCTACGCCGTCGCCCCGCTCGTCCTCGGGATCGCCGCCACCGCCGGCCCGGCGGGCGCCCTCGCCGTGCGGCACGGCCGGGCGGTGATCCAGGCGGGCATCGTGCTCACCGCGCTCGGCCTCGGGCTGCTGGCCGCCACCGCCGACGGAGCCGTGGACGGCTGGCGGCTGCTGCCGGGTACGGCGGTGACCGGCCTCGGGATGGGCCTGGTGATCCCGCCGCTCTTCGACGTGATCCTGGCGGAGGTGGCCGACGACCAGGTCGGCTCGGCCTCCGGAGTGCTCAACACGGCGTAA
- a CDS encoding TetR/AcrR family transcriptional regulator, producing the protein MPPTPPRSRSTRSRPAKPPLSEAAVVDAGLRVLRREGFDAVTMRRVAAELDTGPASLYVYVSQRDELLRLMHDSVIATVPLPVIEPAYWRDQLAGLLVEVVHALNAHPGIGRVSLGDIPTAPAWLDLFDRILGLLLAGGVPRQRAAWGCDLIALHIGAVTYEVGAADPSAGDGPDALQDALDSRHERISIEERLAGLDPARHPHLAASAAELAAGPASARLALGIEVLIGGLAGESHGD; encoded by the coding sequence ATGCCGCCGACACCGCCCCGCTCCCGCAGCACCCGCTCGCGCCCCGCCAAACCGCCGCTCAGCGAGGCGGCGGTCGTCGACGCGGGTCTGCGCGTCCTGCGCCGCGAGGGCTTCGACGCGGTCACCATGCGCAGGGTGGCCGCCGAGCTCGACACCGGACCCGCGTCCCTGTACGTGTACGTCTCCCAGCGCGACGAACTGCTGCGCCTGATGCACGACTCCGTCATCGCGACGGTCCCGCTGCCCGTGATCGAGCCGGCGTACTGGCGCGACCAGCTGGCCGGACTGCTCGTCGAGGTGGTGCACGCCCTCAACGCCCACCCCGGCATCGGCCGGGTCTCGCTCGGCGACATCCCGACCGCCCCGGCCTGGCTGGACCTGTTCGACCGGATCCTCGGCCTGCTGCTCGCGGGCGGCGTACCCCGCCAACGCGCGGCCTGGGGTTGCGATCTGATCGCCCTGCACATCGGCGCGGTCACCTACGAGGTGGGCGCCGCGGACCCCTCGGCGGGCGACGGTCCGGACGCCCTGCAGGACGCCCTGGACTCCCGCCACGAGCGGATCTCCATCGAGGAGCGTCTGGCCGGGCTCGATCCCGCCCGGCACCCGCACCTGGCGGCCAGTGCCGCCGAGCTGGCCGCGGGGCCGGCGTCGGCCCGGCTGGCGCTCGGCATCGAGGTGCTGATCGGTGGGCTGGCCGGGGAATCGCACGGGGACTGA
- a CDS encoding TetR/AcrR family transcriptional regulator produces MADRQALILEAAVRVIARNGVRGLRVEELATEAGVSTALIYYHFKDRAGLVQRTLAFISDRATGYTDEAVEGTEDARAVLLQLLLGELQDTPRVRENSIAWGELRATAIFDADLRAALAESTRSWNRDTADAVADAQAAGQADPAAVPLDVAERLNSLVEGLSERWLSGSLELERARTLLEGAVDAELGPYPA; encoded by the coding sequence GTGGCCGACCGTCAAGCGTTGATCCTGGAAGCAGCCGTCCGCGTCATCGCCCGCAACGGCGTCAGAGGGCTGCGGGTCGAGGAACTGGCGACCGAGGCCGGGGTGTCCACCGCCCTCATCTACTACCACTTCAAGGACCGCGCCGGCCTGGTCCAGCGCACCCTCGCCTTCATCAGCGACCGCGCCACCGGCTACACCGACGAGGCCGTGGAGGGCACCGAGGACGCCCGCGCCGTCCTGCTCCAGCTGCTGCTCGGCGAGCTCCAGGACACCCCCCGGGTGCGCGAGAACAGCATCGCCTGGGGCGAGCTGCGGGCCACCGCCATCTTCGACGCGGACCTGCGCGCCGCCCTCGCCGAGTCCACCCGCAGCTGGAACCGGGACACCGCCGACGCCGTGGCGGACGCCCAGGCGGCCGGTCAGGCCGACCCGGCCGCGGTCCCGCTGGACGTGGCGGAGCGGCTGAACTCCCTGGTGGAGGGGTTGAGCGAACGCTGGCTGAGCGGCTCACTGGAGCTGGAGCGGGCCCGGACCCTGCTGGAGGGCGCGGTGGACGCGGAACTGGGCCCGTACCCCGCCTGA
- the gcl gene encoding glyoxylate carboligase codes for MPRMTAAAAAVEILKLEGVEQAFGVPGAAINPFYRELKNVGGIGHTLARHVEGASHMAEGYTRAKAGNIGVCIGTSGPAGTDMITGLYSAIADSIPILCITGQAPVSKLHKEDFQAVDIASIAKPVTKKATTVLEAAQVPGVFQEAFHLMRSGRPGPVLIDLPIDVQLTEIEFDPETYAPLPVYKPQATRAQAAKALQFLLESERPLIVAGGGIINADASDLLVEFAELVNVPVISTLMGWGTIPDDHELAAGMVGVQTAHRYGNATFLESDFVFGIGNRWANRHTGYNLDAYTKGRKFVHVDIEPTQLGKIFAPDFGIASDAKAALELFVEIAKELKAEGKLPDFSAWAASAQERKATLQRRTHFDNIPLKPQRVYEEMNKAFGPETRYVTTIGLSQIAAAQFLHVYKPRHWVNCGQAGPLGWTIPAAIGAATAQPETPVVALSGDYDFQFMIEELAVAAQHKVPYVHVLVNNAYLGLIRQAQGGLGINFEVNLEFENINTPEIGVYGVDHVKVAEGLGVKAIRVTDPDKLGEAFEEAKKLAQEFQVPVVVEAILERITNIAMSKTVDMSDVTEFEELATEPGHAPTAIRPLTV; via the coding sequence ATGCCTCGTATGACAGCCGCCGCCGCTGCAGTGGAGATCCTCAAGCTCGAGGGTGTCGAACAAGCGTTCGGTGTCCCCGGTGCTGCGATCAACCCGTTCTACCGCGAGCTCAAGAACGTGGGCGGGATCGGCCACACGCTGGCCCGCCACGTCGAGGGCGCCTCGCACATGGCCGAGGGGTACACCCGTGCCAAGGCCGGCAACATCGGCGTCTGCATCGGCACCTCGGGTCCCGCCGGCACCGACATGATCACCGGCCTGTACTCGGCGATCGCCGACTCGATCCCGATCCTGTGCATCACCGGTCAGGCTCCGGTCTCGAAGCTCCACAAGGAGGACTTCCAGGCCGTCGACATCGCCTCGATCGCCAAGCCGGTCACCAAGAAGGCCACGACCGTCCTGGAGGCGGCCCAGGTTCCGGGCGTGTTCCAGGAGGCCTTCCACCTGATGCGCTCCGGCCGTCCGGGCCCGGTCCTGATCGACCTCCCGATCGACGTCCAGCTGACCGAGATCGAGTTCGACCCGGAGACCTACGCCCCGCTGCCGGTCTACAAGCCGCAGGCCACCCGCGCCCAGGCCGCCAAGGCCCTGCAGTTCCTGCTGGAGTCCGAGCGCCCGCTGATCGTCGCCGGTGGCGGCATCATCAACGCGGACGCCTCCGACCTGCTGGTCGAGTTCGCCGAGCTGGTCAACGTCCCCGTCATCTCCACCCTGATGGGCTGGGGCACCATCCCGGACGACCACGAGCTGGCCGCCGGCATGGTCGGCGTGCAGACCGCCCACCGCTACGGCAACGCCACGTTCCTGGAGTCGGACTTCGTCTTCGGCATCGGCAACCGCTGGGCCAACCGTCACACCGGTTACAACCTGGACGCCTACACCAAGGGCCGCAAGTTCGTCCACGTCGACATCGAGCCGACCCAGCTGGGCAAGATCTTCGCCCCGGACTTCGGCATCGCCTCCGACGCCAAGGCCGCGCTGGAGCTCTTCGTCGAGATCGCCAAGGAGCTCAAGGCCGAGGGCAAGCTGCCGGACTTCTCCGCCTGGGCCGCCTCCGCGCAGGAGCGCAAGGCCACCCTGCAGCGCCGCACGCACTTCGACAACATCCCCCTGAAGCCGCAGCGCGTCTACGAGGAGATGAACAAGGCGTTCGGCCCGGAGACCCGCTACGTCACCACCATCGGCCTCTCCCAGATCGCCGCCGCGCAGTTCCTGCACGTCTACAAGCCGCGCCACTGGGTCAACTGCGGCCAGGCCGGCCCGCTCGGCTGGACCATCCCGGCCGCCATCGGTGCCGCCACCGCGCAGCCGGAGACCCCGGTCGTCGCCCTCTCCGGCGACTACGACTTCCAGTTCATGATCGAGGAGCTGGCGGTCGCCGCCCAGCACAAGGTCCCCTACGTCCACGTCCTCGTGAACAACGCCTACCTGGGTCTGATCCGCCAGGCGCAGGGCGGCCTCGGCATCAACTTCGAGGTCAACCTCGAATTCGAGAACATCAACACCCCGGAGATCGGCGTCTACGGCGTCGACCACGTCAAGGTCGCCGAGGGCCTGGGCGTCAAGGCCATCCGCGTCACCGACCCGGACAAGCTGGGCGAGGCCTTCGAGGAGGCCAAGAAGCTGGCGCAGGAGTTCCAGGTCCCGGTCGTCGTCGAGGCCATCCTGGAGCGCATCACCAACATCGCGATGAGCAAGACCGTCGACATGAGCGACGTCACCGAGTTCGAGGAGCTGGCGACCGAGCCGGGCCACGCCCCGACCGCGATCCGCCCGCTGACCGTCTGA
- a CDS encoding glutathione peroxidase produces the protein MSLYDIPLTTLDDEPTSLAAHKGKVVLLVNTASQCGLTPQYSGLARLQFAYAEKGFTVIGVPCNQFGGQEPGTAEDIQTFCAAGFGVTFPMLEKSEVNGENRHPLYRELVQTPDAEGEAGDIQWNFEKFLISPAGEVVARFRPRTEPEAPEVIAAIEAHLPA, from the coding sequence ATGAGCCTGTACGACATCCCGCTGACCACCCTGGACGACGAGCCCACCAGCCTCGCGGCCCACAAGGGCAAGGTCGTCCTCCTCGTGAACACCGCCTCCCAGTGCGGGCTCACCCCGCAGTACTCGGGGCTGGCCCGGCTGCAGTTCGCGTACGCGGAGAAGGGCTTCACCGTCATCGGTGTGCCCTGCAACCAGTTCGGCGGTCAGGAGCCGGGCACCGCGGAGGACATCCAGACCTTCTGCGCGGCCGGTTTCGGCGTGACCTTCCCGATGCTGGAGAAGTCCGAGGTCAACGGCGAGAACCGGCACCCCCTGTACCGCGAGCTGGTGCAGACCCCGGACGCCGAGGGCGAGGCCGGGGACATCCAGTGGAACTTCGAGAAGTTCCTCATCTCCCCGGCCGGCGAGGTCGTCGCGCGCTTCCGCCCGCGCACCGAGCCCGAGGCGCCCGAAGTCATCGCCGCGATCGAGGCGCACCTGCCCGCGTAG